Proteins from a genomic interval of Symmachiella macrocystis:
- a CDS encoding ankyrin repeat domain-containing protein, whose amino-acid sequence MKQEHADSFLKMFRNGDLDQAKALVHRHPELASHKSGVGYPLLHAFVNGNGGHSFKRAHLLIADLLIPARVRDFRDAVLKDRIDEVRNQLLADPHLASAEFTAGRGIAQAIHYWRSVVVGKLLLDAGANIDVLTTVHETPLVLQLRFGTVEGVRFLLDRGGDPNRGSLKHMPSDTMSERIELLLDHDWNINERPDTRTLLHHDANHGHGARVRKLLSYGANPNIKDAAGRTALHLISARGVGGETIRALVKAGADLNARDNEDITPLVLARSAKRQAATKKLIALGAEV is encoded by the coding sequence ATGAAGCAAGAACACGCTGATTCCTTTCTCAAGATGTTTAGGAACGGCGACCTCGATCAAGCCAAGGCATTAGTCCATCGCCACCCCGAGCTTGCCAGCCATAAAAGTGGCGTCGGGTATCCATTGCTACACGCATTCGTCAATGGCAATGGTGGCCATAGTTTCAAGCGCGCACACTTGCTCATCGCTGACTTGTTGATTCCCGCCCGGGTCCGCGACTTCCGCGATGCAGTACTTAAGGATCGGATCGATGAGGTCCGCAATCAACTTCTTGCAGATCCGCATCTGGCGAGTGCCGAATTCACTGCTGGTCGTGGAATAGCCCAGGCAATTCACTACTGGCGGTCTGTAGTTGTTGGGAAGCTACTCTTGGACGCAGGCGCGAATATCGATGTATTGACGACTGTACATGAGACTCCGCTCGTATTGCAGTTGAGATTCGGCACGGTAGAGGGCGTACGATTTCTGCTGGATAGGGGCGGTGACCCAAATCGAGGTTCACTCAAACACATGCCCAGCGACACGATGAGCGAGCGAATTGAACTGCTTCTCGATCATGATTGGAACATCAACGAAAGACCTGATACACGAACGTTGCTGCATCACGATGCCAACCACGGACACGGAGCACGGGTTCGGAAGCTGCTGAGCTACGGAGCGAACCCGAACATCAAAGACGCTGCTGGTCGAACGGCGCTACATTTGATCTCCGCGAGAGGCGTCGGAGGGGAGACAATCCGTGCATTGGTCAAGGCCGGCGCGGACTTGAACGCACGAGATAACGAAGATATTACACCGCTTGTTCTCGCACGATCGGCAAAACGCCAAGCAGCGACAAAGAAACTCATCGCCCTGGGAGCGGAAGTCTAA